A single region of the Atribacteraceae bacterium genome encodes:
- a CDS encoding PstS family phosphate ABC transporter substrate-binding protein produces MKKSAFLLVFIVSLLAGSPFAGAQESIDISGSTTVLPISQILAEAFMDLNPDVAITVSGGGSGIGITALVDGIATIAQSSRKIRQSEIDKATERGINIVKIEIAKDALSAVVHPSNPLEDISIDTLQKIYMGELTHWKELNGWDKEMVIISRDTASGTFEVWNEHVLRGKELTPIALRLPSNAGIRAEVTGNPHAIGYLGMGYVTEAVKALRVDGVDPVMENVLDGDYPIARGLFYYVAGEPEGALRRFIDFILSPEGQRIVAEEGFIPLQ; encoded by the coding sequence ATGAAAAAGTCCGCATTCCTGTTGGTGTTTATCGTCAGCTTGTTGGCTGGATCCCCGTTCGCCGGAGCCCAGGAGTCCATCGATATTTCCGGATCCACCACCGTATTGCCCATTTCCCAGATTTTGGCTGAGGCATTCATGGACCTTAATCCCGATGTCGCTATCACCGTTTCCGGCGGCGGGTCGGGTATAGGGATCACCGCTCTGGTCGACGGGATCGCTACGATAGCTCAGTCCTCCCGGAAAATCAGGCAAAGTGAGATCGACAAAGCTACTGAACGGGGCATCAACATTGTCAAAATCGAAATCGCCAAGGACGCCCTGTCCGCCGTAGTCCATCCCAGTAATCCTCTGGAAGATATTTCCATCGATACTCTCCAGAAGATCTATATGGGAGAATTGACCCACTGGAAAGAACTGAATGGCTGGGACAAGGAGATGGTCATCATTTCCCGCGATACCGCCTCCGGTACCTTCGAAGTTTGGAATGAGCACGTCCTGAGAGGCAAAGAGTTGACCCCCATCGCCCTGCGCCTCCCCTCCAACGCCGGTATCCGGGCGGAAGTGACCGGTAATCCTCATGCCATCGGCTACCTCGGTATGGGGTATGTGACCGAGGCGGTCAAAGCCCTGCGGGTCGACGGTGTAGATCCGGTTATGGAAAACGTGCTTGACGGTGATTACCCGATCGCCCGCGGCCTGTTCTATTACGTGGCCGGCGAACCGGAAGGAGCACTCAGGCGGTTCATCGATTTCATCCTGAGTCCGGAAGGCCAGCGCATTGTTGCCGAAGAAGGGTTTATTCCGTTACAATAG
- a CDS encoding response regulator transcription factor, with product MNGSVADRKPVVFIVEDEKDVAGFVKYFLDKEGYAVQHFLSGESFLEAVSKAYPDLVILDLMLPGVQGVDVCRYLKQDERLRTVPVIMLTAKDDPIDVVLGLEVGADDYVTKPFHPRELLARIKAVTRRAVLREYDRGSLLKAGIFLLNGDELSVTVEGEVFAFSWREFKIIELLARNKGKIISRETVLNRIWGNDEFITDRTVDVYIANIRKKLGVRSEHIVTVRGAGYRFEP from the coding sequence GTGAACGGATCTGTGGCGGACCGTAAACCGGTTGTCTTTATCGTGGAAGATGAAAAGGATGTCGCCGGTTTCGTCAAATATTTTTTGGATAAGGAAGGGTACGCGGTCCAGCACTTCTTATCCGGGGAGAGCTTCCTGGAAGCGGTGTCCAAGGCCTATCCGGACCTGGTTATCCTGGATTTGATGCTCCCCGGCGTCCAGGGGGTGGACGTCTGCCGGTATCTGAAGCAGGACGAGCGCCTGCGGACCGTCCCCGTGATCATGCTCACGGCCAAGGACGACCCCATCGACGTGGTGCTGGGGCTTGAGGTGGGGGCTGATGACTACGTCACCAAACCCTTTCATCCCCGGGAACTCCTGGCCCGGATTAAGGCAGTCACCCGGAGAGCCGTCCTCCGGGAATACGATAGGGGAAGCCTCCTGAAAGCCGGTATTTTTCTGCTCAACGGCGACGAACTGTCCGTCACGGTCGAGGGGGAAGTTTTCGCCTTTTCCTGGCGGGAGTTCAAAATCATTGAACTCCTGGCCCGGAACAAGGGGAAGATCATCAGCCGGGAAACGGTGCTTAACCGCATCTGGGGAAATGACGAGTTCATCACCGACCGGACCGTCGACGTTTATATCGCCAACATCCGGAAAAAACTGGGCGTTCGCAGCGAGCATATTGTGACCGTGCGCGGAGCGGGATACCGGTTTGAACCCTGA